The DNA window acgtcgttttcaaccgttcaaggttatatcgcgactggAAAGGGggtagatgggatagagccacttgttaattgtttcttgttcacaaaagtacTAATCAAAAGTTTTTTTCTGCTGTCAGTGTGAGATAAATTATATTGTGGCATAACCTGTTTTTCTATAGTTTCATGGTTTAGCCACGACTCACTTTGAATGAGGGTCATCTGCCAGGCATTTAGCTGATTATCTGATGTGATATTTAttaatttgctatttataaattacataaactaacactgtcgcacaaagtatgtgacttaaaaaaaaaattccttgAAATCATGTAAGCTCTGTCCACTAGATGATGGAGAAGGGAATTTTTCCAGTTGAGTGTGCAACATGGATTTTGTCTCTCTCAGGATAACAAATACAGTATGGTAGGAACAGTATGGGGTGGGTGTGGCGATAAcaataaagatatgtcatagtgacttgatttgatttaaattctgctgcaggtcagtcgccccccacctcctgctcctgacctggttgcctactacaacttggaggaaatacgacaggacacccttcagctagctgcaccatggtgtctcttggaGAACAGCAAGGAACAGATACAGGTGGGAATAACCAAAGCCAGCCAAGTGAAGCTGAGGGTCGTCATCCTCCCAGACTTTACAGTTCAGGTGCATGTGTATGGCTTTCATGCGTCTTCTGCCCTCTCCACTATTGAACATGTGCGTCTGAATCAATTCTTGCTGGACTTGCATGAAAGAGAGCTGTGCCCTGGAATTACTGAAGCTGGCCTGCAGAGGTATGCTGATTTGCCATCAGGAGACAATCATGTGTATTTTAAACATGTCCTAGGATATTGTTTAGACAACAGCGGTGTTTCCTGTGTGTCTTGTGTGAGATCAGGTACTTTTGTAAATTGTATTGAATAATGTCTCATTAACCATGTGCGTTCAGTGCAATGCAGCAAAAAATCtcctgatttgtttgtttgtttgtttgtttatttgttgcttaacgtccagccgactacgcagagccatatcaggacgaggaagggggggatgaagggggccacttgtcaagcgattcctgtttacaaatgcactaacccattacttgtgtcccagcaggctttagtaaaactaaattaatacctactggaagattaccagtttccagtatgttaaaataggcttaacctatctactgctggacttacatcagaacactaacagattaaactatacatgaatcgcgagacaagcggcaagagaagagatttttggaaaaaatacaggtgaatgagcaagaaggcagaaaaaagaaaagaattcatgaagaaaaagagagcatgacaggaaagaggaaccaaaaatctacctaacagcaaactagaaagctcctgcggttccaaaaacaggaggggcttttaatttcataaccgcagtgccccactgcgggaaaatcTCCTGATGAAAAAACAACAGCGAGCTTCAGAAAGTGTACTTCGACTAATCAACAAACATGATCCCTTGCACTTAACACCAAAAGCGAAATTGTCTGCAGCGTTAAAAACTGCCAGAAAGAATGAACaagtgctttctttctttattttaggtgtttaacgtcgttttcaaccgttcaaggttatatcgcgacgggaaaagggggggggatgggatagagccacttgttaattgtttcttgttcataaaagcactaatcaaaaatttgctccaggggcttgcaacatagtacaatatatgaccttactgggagaatgcaagtttccagtacgaaggacttaacatttcttacatactgcttgactaaaatctttacaaacattgactatattctatacaagaaacacttaacaagggtaaaaggagaaacagaatccgttagtcgcctcttacgacatgctggggggcatcgggtaaattcttccccctaacccgcggggggtgaacgAGTGCTACAACTTCAAGTTGACAAGTTTGTACAGGACTTATCGGAGGCAAAAAACAcagtggaagttgataattctCTCCACAACAGCTTGAAGGATGTTGTCAGTAAGACACCACTTGAGGAACCCTTGACCAAGATGTTCTGGGAAGAACAACAGAAAGCTTTCAGCAGGAAGGGTCATGGGATGCGGTGGCATCCCATGATGATCAGACTTGCAATTCTTCTCCACAGTCGAAGTCCTGCGGTGTATGAAACACTTAGGCAGACATGCATCCTGAAGCTGCCTGGAGAATCAACACTACGGGACTATACGAACGTCTTTGGGCCAAAGGATGGGTTCAACAAGCAGGCTGTGGACGAACTGGTGCGACAATCCTCGGACCCATAATAAATGGACGCTCCTCTTGGGGTCACGGCCCTTTGAGTGGCTACGAAAGGTCCAATCAGAACTGTTGGGGTTTCACACTTCCGTTTCTCAGACATTTGCAATGTTTACATCATATTAGCGACTTTTGTGTCTTCGTCTTCATCTTCGTTTTCATTCTCAAGTGCATAAAATAAATACTTGAATGTGACATTCGTTTGCTTGTATAAGTAGCCTTCAAACGTATGTGGGATTTTCTTTCACACGTTGATGTATTGCGGTTTGTGGCTGATTAAAGTGATGGTCCTAAAGTGATTTCACAGTTCAGCGAACAATCACAATGGCAGGCCGGTCGAGTGTCATGATGAATAAAAGCAGTGGTTCGAACTGCTGTATTGTGGATTGTCACGCTAATTCGACAAACTGTCGAGGATTATGTTTTCCGAAGTTGCCCAGGAAAGGAGTGAGCGCCGAGCAAGACGAGTACCGACGAGTATTGATCCGCATCATTGACCGCAAGGACAAGTCATTCAACGAAAACACTGCAAGAATATGCTCTAGGCATTTTGAAGCAAGCGGTATCAAATACGGTAAATCTTTTTGTTATTGTGTTAGGGCCCTATTTTCTTTACTGAAGTAACTGGCCATATTTGCACAAACAATAATTGCATGTCAGTTATGAGCACCACTATATTTCTATTTGTTGTGGTGGTTTCCCTTTTTACTTGGAGTTGGAGGGGGATGTGTTGGGGACAGCTGTATCACACCACCACACATTTATATGGAATACAAAATTGAGAATATTTCCAGATTTGAAAGTGGCAACCATAGATTAATTATACAAGTTTGAAAGCACCCTGATCACACAGAGCACAGGTTGTGACACAGAGCTGGGTTTTACAATTTTTCtgtgtattttttaaatttattttatttgacaAACCTTCCCTTCATTGACTGTGTCAGTATGACCTTTTCTTACGTTTGGCGAGGTAAGAACATTCTAACTCTCAGCGCAGCTTTGTAATGCTAAAAAAACTCGCTATAAAGAGGTCCTTGGAGTGGACTAAAATcagctagtgattctgaaaatgtactagccagagagcaaacttcactagccaaaccaacattttgtttcagcaactttacttgcatttggcgagtagatgaacatttctactcgccagttaggcctacatgtttctactcgccatggcaagtgaaatactcgccactttcagttTCAGGCCTGTAACGGTGAGAGGTTTTCTGAGCCAGATTGTATTGCAAGTTTAAgcatccaaatttgcagaacctgcacttgtaacgTTGTAAGCATAATATTAAACGtgattttagatccctttgaactTAATGAAGTCACAaaatgaactgtacgaatgcataaTTTCGTTTACAATTTACATGACCTCCTGACCTCCTTCGACCAAAGAAAACAAGTAGATGTCGCTGTGCTTGATTTTTCTAAAGCGTTCGACACtgttccccacccccaccttctCCACAAACTCTCCTGTTATGGCATAAACGGCCCCCTACTCAACTGGCTCACGTCGTTCCTCACTAAGCGCTCCATGAAAGTTGTACTCGAGGGTACTTCATCCGAATCAACTACAGTAGACTCTGGCGTCCCACAGGGGACGGTGCTCGGCCCACTACTCTTCCTTGTCCATATTAACGACCTGCCAGCCTCCGTATCGTCCCACGTCCGCTTGTTCGCCGATGACTGCCTGCTCTATAGGGAAATAAACTCCTTCACGGACCACCAATCCCTGCAACAAGACCTCAGACACCTCGAAGAATGGGCGGTTACCTGGGGCATGCGCTTCAACGCCTCTAAATGCTATATCCTCAGTATAAACAAATCCTCTGACTTCTACTACCAACTGGACAACAGCATCCTCCAAAACGTTAGATCCACACCCTACCTTGGCATTCTCCTCTCAGACGACATGAAATGGAGCCCCCACATTTCTTCTATCACTAAAAAAGCTAACTGCACCCTTGGTTTCCTTCGCCGCAACCTCCAACGCTGCCCGCCTCGTTGCCGTCAGCAGGCCTACCTCTCCCTTGTGCGTCCCCTCCTGGAGTATGGGGCGGTTGTCTGGGACCCCTACCTGAAGAAAGACATTGACTGCATCGAACGCGTACAACGCAAAGCATCAAGGTTTATCACAGGCGACTTCAGGTCGTCGACCCCCGGCAGCGTCACCAGACTCCTAGAGAAAACTGGACTCCAACCTCTGCACCAGCGACGTCAACAACTCCGTCTGACGTTCTTCTATAGGGTGGTTGAGGGGCTGGTACCGGCACTACCACCACACCAGTTCTTAACTGAGCAGAAGCAAGGCCGTAAAATCAGGCCAGTGAGACACCCTGACCATCACACATCCAACATCGTCTCACAGTATTCAAGAAACAATTCTAGACCCTATTCAGTGCCCCAAGGCCGCACTGATCAGTTTAGGAACTCCTTTTTTGTGAAGACGGCACAAGACTGGAATCTACTTGAGGACAATACTGTAACCTCCAAAAGCATTGGCATCTTTAAAGCCAAGCTAGCAGCCGTACACCACCATTAGGCTGCCGCACTCTCCCCCGCTGCATTTACGCCAGTCTTCTGGTACCCAGCAGCGTAATcgatcaagatcaagatcaagaGTCACAAACTCAAAGCCATTTTAACACGCttaagttcaacattacccatGTTTgcgtctgtctcagtgtctgctTAGTTTACTAGTACATTGTACTAACCATCGACTGATCGGGTGAGGGTTTCCGCTGCGCACAAGTTTGCAAGTTGTTCAACTTCAAGACCGTGGAAATTTGGCTGACCACGCTTTCTTCCTCTGAAACCATGTTCTGTCGTGTTGCAGCGTGGTACAGCGAAAcacctgttgttgttttttatgtgtGAATCATCAGCAGCATTAGGAAAATGAAACACACTGCGGTATTATTACCTATTCCTGAATTATCTTACACGTGAATATGAAAAAGAATAGGCTAATTCTGCAATGTGCTTCTGACGCCATTCATGAAACCGCCATTAGTTCCTCAGCTGGCTACATGTCAatacgtcccaataccattacgtcccagtaccattacgtcccagtaccattacgtcccagtaccattgcgtcccagtaccattgcgtcccaataccattgggtcccagtaccattgcgtcccagtaccattaggtcccaatacaattacgtgccattgcgtccccgtaccattaggtcccaatactagtgaatttaatttctgagatgttactgtagcagtgtagcgacacgttttgtaataaaagtgcgttttgtaataaatttattacaaatcgtgttcggattacacaaaatttattacaaaacgcgttcaacacgatttgtaataaaaattgtgtaagCCGaacacgttttgtaataaattttattacaaaacgcaaTTTTAGTACAAAACGTGTCGCTACATAGcagtatttcacaaataaaaagaaaataaaaagatgtgtaccGGTGATGTCGGACAAACTTGTGGACGGACATTGACCAAAAAAATGTATCGATAGGTtccgggtgcgtatcgctagcgctcccccccccgcgggttaggggtaagaatttacccgatgctccccagcatgtcgtaagaggcgactaacggattctgtttctccttttacctacccttgttaagtgtttcttgtatagaatatagtcaatttttgtaaagattttagtcaagcagtatgtaagaaatgttaagtcctttgtactggaaacttgcattctcccagtaaggtcatataattATTGTACTACGCTGCAAGCCCCTATAGCAATTTTTtggttagtgcttttgtgaacaagaaacaattaacaagtggatatatcccatccccccccccccctttccccgtcgcgatataaccttgaacggttgaaaacgacgttaaacaccaaataaagaaagaaagaaagacgaaaccctcccatgggcgagggctggatgtaaaaacaaacacctgtttgcttatgccattaccctcgttaataaagaattggtcttgtcttgtcttgtcttgtcttgtctctctccctctcgttccctctctctctctctcttttctttctgtttctctctctctctctctctttctatctcactctctctctctctctctctctctgggtgaCTGGAGAACAGTAATTGACAAACACGAATAATTATTGGAAACTGCACAATCAGACAGTACATTTCTTCTTTATGAAAAATTATGAAGGAAAAAAAGGGGTCATAATACTTGTTACAATATGTTATCTTCTACGTGTCACTTAAAGGTCTTGCTTAAAAAAGAGACCTGTCATCTTTCATCAGATTATAAAatataatgaattaaaaattgTCTGACCAACGAAATATCTCATAAATCAATGTGTTTAAcagattgtgtgtatgtctatttatttatttatttatctcttCTCCATCCTTAATCACTGTTCACACCCACCCATCCCTAAAAGGCTTCTCTCCCCTAGTCTGACCACGATGATCACGTACCCCATCCCCCCTTCCGCGGGTCCCCCCTTCCGCGGCCCACACCTCACTGTGCCCACCTCCCCTCCCCattcacccccacacacacacacacacacccacacacactgcccaccgcagcgttcaagcattgctcaagtaacaattgtgttgggacgtaatggtacggggacgtaatgggattcctttatgggacgtatcgagatgcaattttcttgggacctatcgacacgcaattttgttgggacgcaatggtacgggacgcaatggcactgggacccaatggtattgggacccaatgggattgcttaatgggacgcaatgagacggcatttttgggggacgcaatggtactgggacacaatggtactgggacgtattggcatgacCCCCCTCAGCTGATGTGTGGGTGGCCTCCCCTAGTCGATTTCTTCTGAGTATCTCTGAAGCCACGTTCTTCTCAGTCACTGTGGAGGGCCCCacagggggggtatcatcacgatcacgggaagggaaattttagctttcacgatcacaggtaccttgatttttgttttcacgatcacgaacaccagtggcaaatcacggtcacggtaaaagttgcatgtacggaaagcacgtgtcaaactcaaagtaaacacaaccacacagtaattccccgccacagtaattcgctcctctggatctattgtttattcaacacaaagtgagaactgttgcacttttttattattatttttttaattccctttcatacacacatagaaatacatatcatgatttgtaatcagtaacaagaatgttgttttcattgttttctctctctctctctctctctctctctctctctctctctctctctctctctctctctccactcatacacattcaactcccacagtgacaccctcactcacacacatgaatata is part of the Littorina saxatilis isolate snail1 linkage group LG6, US_GU_Lsax_2.0, whole genome shotgun sequence genome and encodes:
- the LOC138969577 gene encoding uncharacterized protein, which gives rise to MFIIQTSFSGNVLPAERDVTPGDFIRVKLTAGKESIYVAQVTRVSEDGPWGKYLKKVARFKDGWTWPGDQVPEFFIQRTEILGVLRDYTTEVSKRALVSRPPPPAPDLVAYYNLEEIRQDTLQLAAPWCLLENSKEQIQVGITKASQVKLRVVILPDFTVQVHVYGFHASSALSTIEHVRLNQFLLDLHERELCPGITEAGLQRYADLPSGDNHVYFKHVLGYCLDNSGVSCVSCVRSGTFVNCIE